In Nakamurella alba, a single genomic region encodes these proteins:
- a CDS encoding sugar transferase — MEETVVSGAPATALPEQYVPGLVKPSRSSAPVLPAQQPAVGLLARADLRKSLPATDVDPEPAPLPDPVGGPAPRVDPGEGAAGYLRRVVIGDVVVVAAAVAAGAVFRFGLEQARLSSTGAFRTWSYAAVGVAIGIAWLLSLAMNGTWRREPPAPDAIDLRKVVRSTLVLFAVVTAVDYALNIQVARGFLFVTLPLGLLGMVGLRLYWRHWMRRRWARGLDLIETLVVGGRISAVTLADQFRRASAWGYRVCGLCVHGGGRRDLEDGGAGSDHATLGGFPVLGALEDVQAAVAASGASTVVIASTDGFGSAHVRKLSWALEGTGVRLVLAPSMHDVAGQRIRLRPVAGIPLMHVSQASFHGPKLVAKTAVDLIGAFIGLVLLSPVMIALAVAVRSGDGGPVFFRQERVGLDGRTFRMWKFRSMCVDAEARLAALRASSDGNDMLFKMKDDPRVTRIGRVMRRYSLDEIPQLFNVLAGQMSLVGPRPPLVSEVAQYDDDVSRRLMVKPGMTGLWQVSGRSDLSWAESVRLDLYYVENWSPMSDLVIMAQTVRVMLSSRGAY, encoded by the coding sequence ATGGAAGAGACGGTCGTGTCCGGTGCGCCGGCGACTGCCCTCCCCGAGCAGTACGTGCCGGGTCTGGTGAAGCCGTCGCGCAGCAGTGCGCCGGTGCTCCCTGCCCAGCAACCCGCGGTCGGCCTGTTGGCCCGCGCCGATCTCCGGAAGTCGCTGCCTGCAACGGATGTCGATCCGGAGCCGGCGCCGCTTCCGGATCCTGTCGGCGGGCCCGCCCCACGGGTGGATCCGGGCGAGGGTGCCGCCGGCTACCTCCGTCGCGTGGTCATCGGCGACGTGGTGGTGGTGGCGGCGGCCGTCGCGGCCGGCGCGGTCTTCCGGTTCGGACTGGAACAGGCGCGGCTGAGTTCGACCGGCGCCTTCCGTACTTGGTCCTACGCCGCCGTCGGCGTCGCGATCGGCATCGCCTGGCTGTTGTCGCTCGCGATGAACGGCACCTGGCGCCGCGAGCCCCCGGCACCGGATGCGATCGACCTGCGCAAGGTGGTCCGCTCGACGCTGGTGCTCTTCGCCGTCGTCACTGCCGTGGACTACGCCCTCAACATCCAGGTGGCGCGCGGGTTCCTCTTCGTCACGCTCCCGCTGGGGCTGCTCGGCATGGTCGGCCTCCGTCTCTACTGGCGCCACTGGATGCGGCGACGGTGGGCCCGCGGTCTCGACCTGATCGAGACCCTGGTGGTGGGCGGCCGGATCAGTGCGGTGACGCTGGCCGACCAGTTCCGGCGCGCCTCGGCCTGGGGCTACCGGGTGTGCGGCCTGTGTGTGCACGGCGGTGGCCGGCGTGATCTGGAGGACGGCGGTGCCGGCTCCGACCACGCGACCCTGGGTGGCTTCCCGGTGCTCGGTGCGCTGGAGGACGTGCAGGCCGCGGTCGCGGCGTCCGGCGCCAGCACCGTGGTGATCGCCTCGACCGACGGATTCGGGTCCGCCCACGTCCGCAAGTTGTCCTGGGCGCTGGAAGGCACCGGCGTCCGGCTGGTCCTCGCGCCGTCGATGCACGACGTGGCCGGCCAGCGGATCCGGTTGCGCCCGGTGGCCGGGATCCCGCTGATGCATGTCAGCCAGGCGAGCTTCCACGGCCCGAAGCTCGTCGCGAAGACCGCGGTGGACCTCATCGGCGCGTTCATCGGGCTGGTGCTGCTCTCCCCGGTGATGATCGCGCTCGCGGTGGCCGTGCGCTCCGGCGACGGCGGTCCGGTGTTCTTCCGGCAGGAGCGGGTCGGGCTGGACGGCCGCACCTTCCGGATGTGGAAGTTCCGCAGCATGTGCGTGGACGCCGAGGCCCGGCTGGCCGCATTGCGGGCCTCCTCCGACGGCAACGACATGCTCTTCAAGATGAAGGACGACCCGCGGGTCACCCGCATCGGCCGGGTCATGCGCCGCTACTCGCTGGACGAGATCCCGCAGCTGTTCAACGTCCTCGCCGGGCAGATGAGCCTGGTCGGACCCCGGCCGCCGTTGGTCTCCGAGGTCGCGCAGTACGACGACGACGTCAGCCGCCGGTTGATGGTCAAGCCCGGGATGACCGGACTCTGGCAGGTGTCCGGCCGCTCCGACCTGAGCTGGGCCGAGAGCGTCCGGCTGGATCTGTACTACGTCGAGAACTGGTCCCCGATGAGCGATCTCGTCATCATGGCGCAGACCGTCCGGGTCATGCTCTCCTCCCGCGGGGCCTACTGA
- a CDS encoding lipopolysaccharide biosynthesis protein has translation MSEIRDTARDPGVPGEPVTGPAAVVAAEAVTVPEPDPVVTEGTMPVAATAATAATEATVASPDPEAIPPGGLARATSRGVLVTLGGQWGRTVVQTVSTVLLARLLVPEDFGLVAMVTAIVGVADLLRDFGLSGAIVQVKKISSELWSSLVWLSLGLGAICMVVVAACAPLIAALYGEPRLTVLVLVLSPGLLINGLCMPLQTKLQRELRFSTLASIDVLSMLFGVTASIAGALLGWGVWSLVLLTGVGVVYRLIALIRVAWPKVGRPRINREVMPFVGTGANIFGVQLLNYAARNIDNIVVGRFGGAALLGLYSRAYNLLLLPLSQLNGPLTRVALPVLSRLQDDHERYRRYVRSALLVIGYLACPVFAVAAGVAVPLVEVLLGDEWSRAGTIFSLLAIAGVAQAFGNIQGWLYISLGRTRKQLVYYVVTRPIVIASFFLGYWWDEVEGLALCYGVVSLLLLWPGFRMAISGTAVTGADVLKPVLRPASLAVPCFLVSWGVAHVVGDIAILQLLAGGLAGVLVLALLCLLPGFRGDVKQILAFVRTVRNPRNG, from the coding sequence ATGAGCGAGATCCGCGACACCGCCCGTGATCCGGGGGTGCCCGGCGAGCCGGTGACCGGACCGGCGGCGGTGGTGGCCGCCGAGGCAGTGACGGTGCCGGAACCGGACCCGGTCGTGACGGAGGGCACGATGCCGGTGGCGGCCACGGCGGCCACGGCGGCCACCGAAGCCACGGTGGCCTCCCCGGACCCCGAGGCGATCCCGCCCGGCGGGCTGGCCCGCGCCACCAGCCGCGGCGTCCTGGTCACCCTGGGCGGCCAGTGGGGCCGGACGGTCGTGCAGACCGTGTCCACCGTGCTGCTCGCCCGGCTGCTGGTGCCGGAGGACTTCGGCCTGGTGGCCATGGTCACCGCGATCGTCGGCGTCGCCGACCTGCTCCGCGACTTCGGCCTGTCCGGTGCGATCGTCCAGGTCAAGAAGATCAGCAGCGAGCTCTGGTCGTCGCTGGTCTGGCTGTCGCTGGGGCTGGGTGCGATCTGCATGGTCGTGGTGGCCGCCTGCGCCCCGCTGATCGCCGCGCTGTACGGCGAGCCCCGGTTGACCGTGCTGGTGCTGGTCCTCTCGCCGGGCCTGCTGATCAACGGGCTCTGCATGCCGTTGCAGACGAAACTGCAACGGGAGCTGCGGTTCTCCACCCTGGCGTCGATCGACGTGCTGTCGATGCTGTTCGGCGTGACGGCCTCGATCGCCGGTGCGCTGCTCGGCTGGGGTGTCTGGTCGCTGGTGCTGCTCACCGGCGTCGGCGTGGTGTACCGGTTGATCGCGCTGATCCGGGTGGCCTGGCCGAAGGTGGGCCGCCCGCGGATCAACCGCGAGGTGATGCCCTTCGTCGGCACCGGCGCCAACATCTTCGGCGTGCAGCTGCTGAACTACGCGGCCCGCAACATCGACAACATCGTGGTCGGCCGGTTCGGCGGCGCCGCGCTGCTGGGTCTGTACTCGCGGGCCTACAACCTGCTGCTGCTGCCGCTGTCCCAGCTCAACGGACCGTTGACCCGGGTCGCGCTGCCGGTGCTCAGCCGGCTGCAGGACGACCACGAGCGCTACCGGCGCTACGTGCGCAGCGCGCTGCTGGTCATCGGCTACCTGGCCTGCCCGGTGTTCGCCGTCGCGGCCGGCGTCGCGGTGCCGCTCGTCGAGGTGCTGCTGGGCGACGAGTGGAGCCGGGCCGGCACCATCTTCAGTCTGCTGGCGATCGCCGGCGTGGCCCAGGCCTTCGGCAACATCCAGGGCTGGCTGTACATCTCGCTCGGCCGCACCCGCAAGCAGTTGGTGTACTACGTCGTGACCAGGCCGATCGTCATCGCCTCGTTCTTCCTCGGCTACTGGTGGGACGAGGTGGAGGGGTTGGCGCTCTGCTACGGCGTCGTCTCCCTGCTGCTGCTCTGGCCGGGCTTCCGGATGGCGATCAGCGGGACGGCCGTCACCGGCGCGGATGTGCTGAAGCCGGTTCTCCGACCGGCCTCCCTCGCGGTACCGTGCTTCCTGGTGAGCTGGGGGGTCGCACACGTCGTCGGGGACATCGCGATCCTGCAACTGCTGGCCGGCGGACTCGCCGGCGTGCTCGTCCTGGCGTTGTTGTGCCTCCTCCCCGGCTTCCGCGGGGATGTGAAGCAGATCCTCGCCTTCGTGCGCACGGTGAGGAACCCCAGGAACGGATGA
- a CDS encoding glycosyltransferase, which produces MTSPVLSVVVPAHNEEAVITRLLSGLLDGISSGELEVVVAANGCTDGTVAAARAVHPAVRVAETTTASKIAALNLGDDVATVFPRAYVDADIAVDTAALREIAAMLTDPEQPLVGAPAMVVDASRSSWPVRAHYRIWELTDYRSLGHVGSGIYALSEAGRGRFGQFPDVIADDRYVQELFTLDERRGGTRTFTVHAPRTFRALVHRSVRSSAGNAQLRSRSGADGRTDSVATAPGGSGMKNLVKRVARRPLLWPDFAVYCVGYVVPRILGRRKLARGQAQVWERDETSRT; this is translated from the coding sequence GTGACCTCCCCCGTGCTCAGCGTCGTCGTACCGGCGCACAACGAGGAGGCCGTCATCACCCGGCTGCTGTCCGGACTGCTCGACGGCATCTCCTCCGGCGAGCTCGAGGTCGTCGTCGCGGCCAACGGGTGCACCGACGGGACCGTCGCGGCGGCGAGGGCCGTGCACCCGGCGGTACGGGTGGCCGAGACCACCACCGCCTCCAAGATCGCCGCGCTCAACCTCGGCGACGACGTCGCGACCGTTTTCCCCCGCGCCTACGTCGATGCCGACATCGCGGTGGACACCGCGGCGCTCCGCGAGATCGCGGCGATGCTCACCGATCCCGAGCAGCCGCTCGTCGGTGCCCCGGCCATGGTGGTGGACGCCTCCCGCTCGTCCTGGCCGGTCCGCGCCCACTACCGGATCTGGGAGCTGACCGACTACCGCTCGCTGGGCCATGTGGGCTCCGGCATCTACGCCCTGTCCGAGGCGGGCCGCGGCCGGTTCGGCCAGTTCCCGGACGTGATCGCCGACGACCGCTACGTGCAGGAGCTGTTCACCCTGGACGAGCGGCGCGGCGGGACCCGGACCTTCACCGTGCACGCCCCGCGCACCTTCCGGGCCCTGGTGCACCGCTCGGTCCGGTCCTCGGCCGGGAACGCCCAGCTGCGCAGCCGTTCCGGCGCCGACGGGCGGACGGATTCCGTGGCCACAGCCCCGGGCGGGTCCGGGATGAAGAACCTGGTGAAGCGGGTGGCCCGGCGCCCGCTGCTCTGGCCGGACTTCGCCGTCTACTGCGTGGGGTACGTGGTGCCGCGGATCCTCGGACGGCGCAAACTGGCGCGGGGCCAGGCGCAGGTCTGGGAACGGGACGAGACGAGCCGGACATGA
- a CDS encoding glycosyltransferase family 2 protein, producing MRATPDPVSGRSQVTGRVSVVITHYRAQDELLACLDTIAGLPGAQHLEVVVADSDAEPHTAALVDEHLPGTRYVPFASNCGYAALVNAGLAVTDRPYVLVLNADIQVTDELLPRLVAHLDEHPDVGIVGPGVLGGDDHHQTTAFRFYRPSTIAYRRTPLGSRTGRGRAELERFEMVHEVSHARTHDVPLEADWLMGAAMLVRRSAAVEVGPMDESYFLYFEDVDWCLQFWQRGWRVHQLPGVQCRHLWSRASAKGGVAALLVNPLARRHLRSALKFFLRHGVSPSRPRIAAPVRPADRAVALPEQRSVDDDISARAAS from the coding sequence ATGAGAGCCACTCCGGATCCGGTGTCGGGTCGGTCCCAGGTGACCGGCCGCGTCTCCGTGGTGATCACCCACTACCGCGCCCAGGACGAGCTGCTCGCCTGTCTCGACACCATCGCCGGCCTGCCGGGAGCGCAGCACCTCGAGGTCGTCGTCGCCGACTCCGACGCGGAGCCGCACACCGCCGCGCTGGTCGACGAGCACCTGCCCGGAACGCGCTACGTGCCGTTCGCTTCGAACTGCGGCTACGCCGCCCTGGTCAACGCCGGCCTCGCGGTCACCGACCGGCCGTACGTGCTGGTCCTCAACGCCGACATCCAGGTCACCGACGAGCTCCTCCCCCGGCTGGTGGCGCACCTCGACGAGCACCCGGACGTCGGCATCGTCGGGCCCGGGGTGCTGGGCGGGGACGACCACCACCAGACGACCGCGTTCCGGTTCTACCGGCCGTCGACCATCGCCTACCGCCGCACCCCGCTCGGCTCCCGGACCGGGCGTGGCCGCGCCGAGCTCGAGCGGTTCGAGATGGTGCACGAGGTCTCGCATGCGCGGACGCACGACGTGCCGCTCGAGGCGGACTGGTTGATGGGCGCCGCGATGCTGGTGCGTCGGTCGGCAGCGGTCGAGGTCGGCCCGATGGACGAGTCCTACTTCCTCTACTTCGAGGACGTCGACTGGTGCCTGCAGTTCTGGCAGCGCGGTTGGCGCGTGCACCAGCTGCCCGGCGTGCAGTGCCGCCACCTGTGGTCGCGCGCCTCGGCGAAGGGCGGCGTGGCCGCGCTGCTGGTCAATCCTCTCGCCCGCCGGCACCTGCGATCGGCGCTGAAATTCTTCCTGCGGCACGGTGTCTCGCCGTCACGTCCGCGCATCGCCGCTCCGGTCCGGCCGGCGGACCGCGCGGTCGCCCTGCCCGAACAGCGCAGCGTCGACGACGACATCTCCGCTCGAGCGGCCTCGTGA
- a CDS encoding polysaccharide pyruvyl transferase family protein, translating to MTSTPVAVPDQTREAVVAGIPVMFWNPERKTNIWGRRALRFRPVDNFGDLLGPVVVKGMIDRFGGTPPQGDAARRRLFAIGSILQFSRPGDVVWGAGVNGKVDPGTYRLEGLDVRAVRGPQSRALLQDRFGLDVPEVYGDPGLLLPYLRPEVTEWAKTKKHDLTVVPNLNDLRSAPRTKDTVSPRDELWSVIKRIVQSRLVVGSSLHGVIVAEAFGIPARAVVSPEESAFKYEDYLLGTGRAPEGAFAPTVERAVAMGGAQPPAWSAQPLLAAFPRDLWKS from the coding sequence GTGACGTCGACTCCCGTGGCGGTGCCGGACCAGACCCGGGAGGCGGTCGTCGCCGGGATCCCGGTGATGTTCTGGAATCCCGAGCGCAAGACCAACATCTGGGGTCGGCGTGCGCTGCGTTTCCGCCCGGTGGACAACTTCGGCGACCTGCTCGGCCCGGTCGTCGTCAAGGGCATGATCGACCGCTTCGGCGGTACCCCGCCGCAGGGGGACGCCGCCCGCCGGCGGCTGTTCGCCATCGGCTCGATCCTCCAGTTCTCCCGACCGGGCGATGTCGTCTGGGGCGCCGGCGTGAACGGCAAGGTCGATCCGGGCACCTACCGGCTCGAGGGCCTGGACGTCCGGGCGGTCCGCGGGCCGCAGTCCCGGGCGCTCCTGCAGGACCGCTTCGGTCTCGACGTCCCCGAGGTCTACGGGGATCCCGGGCTGCTGCTGCCGTACCTGCGCCCCGAGGTCACCGAGTGGGCGAAGACCAAAAAGCACGACCTGACCGTGGTCCCCAATCTGAACGACCTGCGGTCGGCGCCGCGCACCAAGGACACCGTGTCACCGCGCGACGAGCTGTGGTCGGTGATCAAGCGGATCGTGCAGAGCCGGTTGGTCGTCGGGTCCTCGCTGCACGGCGTCATCGTTGCCGAGGCCTTCGGGATCCCGGCGAGAGCCGTGGTGTCGCCGGAGGAGTCGGCCTTCAAGTACGAGGATTACCTGCTCGGGACCGGGCGCGCACCGGAGGGGGCCTTCGCCCCGACCGTCGAGCGGGCCGTCGCGATGGGCGGTGCGCAGCCCCCCGCCTGGTCCGCCCAGCCCCTCCTCGCCGCCTTCCCCCGCGACCTCTGGAAGAGTTGA
- a CDS encoding SGNH/GDSL hydrolase family protein — MSGPRDRRRATRRVLPALVAAVGLLLAACSSTDGTPTPAPSTSAAPEPFLTDVTSVAAMGDSITAGVNACGKQGACAAASWATGSDTSVMSLSSRIASLAGSAPAVYNEARPGIRAAQLGDQLDQVVKTAPGLVVILAGANDACRTSIGVVTGAQEFGESIGEVLDTISTELPDTHIFITSIPDLPQLVDLFADSDAAHAVWSDFAGCASLLQNATSTDKADVDRRAAIGQRIVQYNAQIEQRCQDQPRCTYDGGAVHAAQFSQQDISTVDYFHPSETGQGKLAEVAWQALLGAAEECAASGRTC; from the coding sequence ATGAGTGGTCCGCGCGACCGGCGGCGGGCGACCCGGCGGGTGCTGCCGGCCCTCGTGGCCGCGGTGGGTCTGCTGCTCGCCGCCTGCTCGTCGACGGACGGGACACCCACCCCGGCGCCCTCGACGTCCGCCGCGCCGGAGCCGTTCCTCACCGACGTGACGTCCGTGGCCGCGATGGGCGACTCCATCACCGCCGGGGTGAACGCCTGTGGCAAGCAGGGTGCGTGCGCCGCCGCTTCCTGGGCCACCGGATCCGACACCTCGGTGATGAGCCTGTCGTCCCGTATCGCCTCCCTCGCGGGCAGCGCGCCCGCGGTCTACAACGAGGCGCGTCCCGGCATCCGCGCCGCCCAGCTCGGCGACCAGCTGGACCAGGTGGTGAAGACCGCCCCCGGCCTGGTGGTGATCCTGGCCGGTGCGAACGACGCCTGCCGGACCAGCATCGGCGTGGTGACCGGGGCCCAGGAGTTCGGCGAGTCCATCGGCGAGGTGCTGGACACGATCAGCACGGAGCTGCCGGACACCCACATCTTCATCACCTCCATCCCGGACCTGCCGCAGCTGGTCGACCTGTTCGCGGACAGCGATGCGGCACATGCGGTCTGGTCCGACTTCGCGGGCTGTGCGTCGTTGCTGCAGAACGCGACCTCGACCGACAAGGCCGACGTCGACCGCCGGGCCGCGATCGGCCAGCGGATCGTGCAGTACAACGCGCAGATCGAGCAGCGGTGCCAGGACCAGCCGCGCTGCACCTACGACGGCGGGGCGGTGCACGCCGCCCAGTTCTCGCAGCAGGACATCTCCACCGTGGACTACTTCCACCCCTCGGAGACCGGCCAGGGCAAGCTCGCCGAGGTCGCCTGGCAGGCGCTGCTCGGCGCCGCGGAGGAGTGCGCGGCGAGCGGCCGGACGTGCTGA
- a CDS encoding right-handed parallel beta-helix repeat-containing protein, with amino-acid sequence MLSDTAVAAPPPTGPGRRRRRWMAAAAVIAALLVAGGIVLAVRDVAPTSVNPPDFIAGPDPSTSSTSATRAPTASASGTASATAPATPSASASVAPGDALYVAPGNRQGSCREDDPCTVGRAFADLRDHPDSASGILLTAGDYGVLEIAASSVTEDGRVLIGVADGADVSIDRLNVLSPNTTWTGITVTGVLYLRPSAVGTILDGVTVEQGGLFVRSGDTVVRNSVFRDGSSLDGIQIGNGASGVRIENNVIRDYNQQGDTQYHSDCIQVFDASDVTIVGNRIANCSNAGIILSHGSGKGIDGLVIESNWVQGCVVRGDACRGGSALDIRESSAVGMVVRNNTVLNGSVRIGTQPDAVFDRNIIDYLSSCDSAMTNTIVQRWNPGLCSQPDALGSNGNRMGEVPVADAVAGDLTPTDPASVLISPVGGEPAAAGIDGSPLPADVAGASAG; translated from the coding sequence GTGCTGAGCGACACCGCCGTGGCCGCCCCACCGCCGACCGGCCCCGGGCGGCGCCGCCGACGCTGGATGGCGGCCGCGGCGGTGATCGCCGCGCTGCTGGTGGCCGGCGGGATCGTGCTCGCCGTGCGGGATGTCGCGCCGACCAGTGTGAACCCGCCCGACTTCATCGCCGGTCCGGACCCGTCGACCTCGTCCACCAGTGCGACCAGGGCACCGACCGCCTCCGCCTCCGGAACGGCGTCCGCCACGGCGCCGGCCACCCCCTCCGCCTCCGCGTCCGTCGCACCCGGCGATGCGCTCTACGTGGCTCCGGGCAACCGCCAGGGCAGCTGCCGGGAGGACGACCCCTGCACCGTCGGGCGGGCGTTCGCCGACCTGCGTGATCATCCGGACAGCGCCTCCGGGATCCTGCTCACCGCCGGCGACTACGGCGTGCTCGAGATCGCGGCGTCGTCGGTGACCGAGGACGGCCGGGTGCTGATCGGTGTCGCCGACGGTGCGGACGTGTCCATCGACCGGCTGAATGTGCTGTCGCCGAACACCACCTGGACCGGGATCACCGTCACCGGCGTGCTCTACCTGCGACCGTCCGCGGTCGGCACGATCCTGGACGGGGTGACCGTCGAGCAGGGCGGCCTCTTCGTCCGCTCCGGCGACACCGTGGTCCGCAACTCGGTGTTCCGCGACGGGAGTTCGCTGGACGGCATCCAGATCGGCAACGGGGCGTCCGGGGTGCGGATCGAGAACAACGTCATCCGCGACTACAACCAGCAGGGCGACACCCAGTACCACTCCGACTGCATCCAGGTGTTCGACGCCAGTGACGTCACCATCGTCGGCAATCGGATAGCGAACTGCTCCAACGCCGGGATCATCCTGTCGCACGGCAGCGGCAAGGGCATCGACGGACTGGTCATCGAGTCCAACTGGGTCCAGGGGTGTGTGGTGCGCGGCGACGCCTGCCGCGGCGGCTCCGCCCTGGACATCCGGGAGAGCTCGGCGGTGGGCATGGTGGTCCGGAACAACACCGTGCTCAACGGATCGGTCCGGATCGGCACCCAACCCGATGCGGTCTTCGACCGCAACATCATCGACTACCTGTCGTCCTGCGACTCCGCCATGACCAACACCATCGTCCAACGCTGGAACCCGGGGCTGTGCAGTCAGCCGGATGCGTTGGGCAGCAACGGGAACCGGATGGGGGAGGTGCCCGTGGCGGACGCCGTCGCCGGCGACCTGACCCCCACCGACCCGGCCTCCGTGCTGATCAGCCCGGTCGGTGGGGAGCCGGCGGCCGCCGGCATCGACGGCTCACCCCTGCCCGCCGATGTCGCCGGAGCCAGCGCAGGCTGA
- a CDS encoding zinc-dependent alcohol dehydrogenase family protein: MRAAHFIAPGEIDVQDFPDPVVQSPTDAVVRVVASCVCGSDLWPWRGIQQRREGRIGHEFLGVVTDVGADVTTVKPGQVVIAPFVISCGECVHCKAGWTTSCLRGSGWGHKDKEGIPADGGQSEAIRVPLADGTLVAAPVDENDERIPALLTLSDVMGTGHHAALHAGVGPGSTVAVVGDGAVGLCAVLAAKRLGAERIIALSRYEDRQQLVRQFGATDIVASRDADALAEIMALTDEVGVDATCECVGTTQSWETALDITRPGGTVGYVGVPSGVEGGGLPLRKMFGRNVSVSGGVAPARVYLPELLADVLDGSLDPGPVFTSELPLSDVADAYRAMDERRSVKVLLRP; encoded by the coding sequence ATGCGTGCCGCACACTTCATCGCCCCGGGTGAGATCGACGTCCAGGACTTCCCCGACCCCGTGGTGCAGTCGCCCACCGATGCGGTGGTGCGTGTGGTCGCCAGTTGTGTCTGCGGATCGGACCTGTGGCCGTGGCGGGGGATCCAGCAGCGGCGCGAGGGCCGGATCGGGCACGAGTTCCTCGGTGTGGTCACCGATGTCGGTGCGGATGTCACCACGGTCAAGCCGGGTCAGGTGGTCATCGCCCCCTTCGTGATCTCCTGTGGTGAGTGTGTGCACTGCAAGGCCGGCTGGACGACGTCCTGCCTGCGCGGCAGCGGCTGGGGGCACAAGGACAAGGAAGGCATCCCGGCCGACGGTGGGCAGAGCGAGGCGATCCGGGTGCCGCTGGCCGACGGGACGCTGGTCGCAGCCCCCGTCGACGAGAACGACGAGCGGATCCCTGCCCTGCTGACCCTGTCCGACGTCATGGGCACCGGGCACCACGCGGCCCTGCACGCCGGGGTCGGCCCGGGCAGCACCGTGGCGGTGGTCGGCGACGGGGCCGTCGGCCTGTGTGCGGTGCTCGCGGCCAAGCGGCTGGGAGCGGAGCGGATCATCGCGCTGTCCCGCTACGAGGATCGCCAGCAACTCGTTCGGCAGTTCGGTGCGACGGACATCGTCGCGAGCCGCGACGCGGACGCGCTGGCCGAGATCATGGCGCTGACCGACGAGGTCGGCGTCGACGCCACCTGTGAGTGCGTCGGCACCACCCAGTCCTGGGAGACGGCACTGGACATCACCCGCCCCGGCGGCACCGTCGGTTATGTCGGCGTCCCCAGCGGCGTCGAAGGTGGCGGACTTCCGCTGCGGAAGATGTTCGGCCGCAACGTGTCCGTCTCCGGCGGAGTGGCCCCGGCCCGGGTCTACCTGCCCGAGCTGCTCGCCGACGTGCTCGACGGATCCCTCGACCCGGGCCCGGTGTTCACCTCGGAACTCCCGCTGTCCGATGTCGCCGACGCCTACCGGGCGATGGACGAGCGGCGCTCGGTCAAGGTGCTGCTGCGCCCGTGA
- a CDS encoding glycosyltransferase, with the protein MGRILLVCSGGGHLKQLFTLAGRMGIAPEDQLWVTFDTGLSRSLLEGRDVQFARYAAPRDIPGTIRNAALARRMLRSERFDLAVSTGSSLAVSFLPLAARKGVPSHFIETAARADGPSMSGKILQRVRSVQTYTQYPAWSGPRWQYRGSTFDQYDVGPAVPSTDFDRVRKVVVTVGTTESYGFERLLTALVPLLGDREVLWQTGRSDVSALGIEGRESVPHHELNMAIAEADLVISHSGTGAALSAMEHGKTPVLVPRLARHDEHIDDHQLQIASELQRRGLAVMAHVEELDEQLLARAAGMSTVRLDVPPPFELIGSPGPSARL; encoded by the coding sequence ATGGGCAGGATCCTGCTGGTGTGCTCCGGCGGCGGGCATCTGAAGCAGCTCTTCACCCTGGCCGGCCGGATGGGGATCGCGCCGGAGGACCAGTTGTGGGTGACCTTCGACACCGGCCTCTCCCGGAGTCTGCTCGAGGGCCGTGACGTGCAGTTCGCCCGGTACGCGGCTCCCCGTGACATCCCGGGCACCATCCGCAATGCCGCACTCGCCCGCCGGATGCTGCGCTCCGAGCGTTTCGACCTGGCCGTGAGCACCGGGTCCAGCCTGGCCGTCTCCTTCCTGCCGCTGGCCGCCCGCAAGGGTGTGCCCAGCCACTTCATCGAGACCGCGGCCCGCGCCGACGGCCCGTCGATGTCCGGCAAGATCCTGCAGCGGGTCCGGTCGGTGCAGACCTACACGCAGTACCCGGCGTGGTCCGGCCCGCGCTGGCAGTACCGCGGGTCGACCTTCGACCAGTACGACGTCGGCCCGGCCGTGCCGTCCACCGATTTCGACCGGGTCCGGAAGGTGGTCGTCACCGTGGGGACCACCGAGTCCTACGGGTTCGAGCGGCTGCTCACAGCGCTCGTCCCGCTGCTCGGGGATCGCGAGGTGCTCTGGCAGACAGGGCGTTCGGACGTCAGCGCGCTCGGGATCGAGGGCAGGGAGAGCGTCCCGCACCACGAGTTGAACATGGCGATCGCCGAGGCGGACCTGGTGATCTCGCACTCCGGTACCGGAGCTGCGCTGTCCGCGATGGAGCACGGGAAGACCCCGGTACTCGTGCCCCGGCTCGCCCGGCACGACGAGCACATCGACGACCACCAGCTGCAGATCGCGAGCGAGCTGCAGCGGCGCGGTCTCGCGGTCATGGCCCACGTCGAGGAACTCGACGAGCAGCTGCTGGCCCGGGCGGCGGGCATGAGCACCGTCCGCCTGGACGTACCCCCACCGTTCGAACTGATCGGGTCGCCCGGCCCTTCGGCCAGGTTGTGA